One Triticum dicoccoides isolate Atlit2015 ecotype Zavitan chromosome 5B, WEW_v2.0, whole genome shotgun sequence genomic window carries:
- the LOC119312245 gene encoding protein WVD2-like 1 produces MAASGEAGGDASAAARRRWDLSTKGAESIPIVKEAAEISTDEESDGVVICPPDGNTRDCEEVVSGSDHDSSPEGQVTSVEPAIDGETGEDKLINQDSLKLIDQEMSALPKSPTKPSMSGSEKSKRTVPQPFALSTQRRVSGGGNGGVAHPSSNGEKSGQGSSASPASMIKKSTLVTPKKMSQPGLTFQPQDDDSCSVTSSTTASARAGRTKTTVAFAPTFVCDDRADKRKEFYTKLEEKHKALEAEKNEAETRKKDEQEAALKQLRKSLVIRAKPMPNFYQEGPPPKAELKKVPPTRAKSPKFTRRKSTGDGTPATPEAVNTSAASHRAHRHSMGNPKDAKKAQCSPKSGVGAKARAVKPVS; encoded by the exons ATGGCGGcgagcggcgaggcgggcggcgacgcGTCCGCCGCGGCCCGGCGCCGGTGGGATCTCAGCACCAAAGGGGCGGAGAGCAT TCCAATTGTGAAAGAGGCTGCGGAAATCTCCACGGACGAAGAATCAGATGGTGTTGTTATATGCCCACCAGATGGCAACACTCGTGATTGCGAGGAAGTTGTTAGTGGCAGTGATCATGATAGTTCTCCAGAGGGCCAAGTAACTTCTGTAGAACCGGCCATAGACGGAGAAACAGGGGAAGACAAGCTTATAAACCAAGATTCACTGAAGTTGATCGATCAAGAAATGTCTGCTCTTCCTAAGTCACCAACAAAGCCTAGTATGTCTGGATCAGAGAAGTCTAAGCGTACTGTTCCTCAACCATTCGCACTTTCAACTCAAAGAAGGGTCTCTGGTGGAGGAAATGGTGGTGTTGCTCATCCATCCAGTaatggagaaaaatctgggcaaggAAGTAGTGCCTCTCCAGCAAGCATGATAAAGAAG AGTACTCTGGTGACACCCAAGAAGATGTCACAACCTGGCCTTACATTTCAACCTCAAGACGACGACTCCTGTTCAGTGACTTCTTC AACCACAGCTTCAGCACGAGCTGGCCGAACTAAGACAACCGTTGCCTTTGCTCCTACATTTGTATGTGACGACCGTGCTGACAAGAGGAAAGAG ttctacacGAAATTAGAAGAGAAGCACAAAGCTTTGGAAGCTGAGAAGAATGAGGCTGAAACAAGGAAAAAG GATGAGCAAGAAGCGGCTTTAAAACAACTAAGGAAATCCTTGGTCATCAGAGCAAAACCCATGCCAAACTTCTACCAAGAAGGCCCCCCTCCAAAGGCTGAGCTGAAGAAG GTGCCTCCAACCCGTGCCAAGTCACCAAAGTTTACAAGGAGAAAGAGCACCGGGGATGGCACACCGGCGACCCCGGAGGCGGTGAACACCAGCGCGGCATCTCACAGGGCGCATCGTCACAGCATGGGGAATCCTAAAGACGCCAAGAAAGCGCAGTGCTCGCCGAAGAGCGGCGTAGGCGCCAAAGCCAGAGCCGTCAAACCCGTGAGCTGA
- the LOC119312244 gene encoding probable myosin-binding protein 6 — protein sequence MAPRARATGTAWGSHRQQLSALLSSAVLEWVLILLMLLEGLLSYLATAFARLCNLPPPCPACARLDAVLGGARPGSSYRDLLCSSHRAEAFCHDGGGVGIGEVCSGDVSGGRLAVDDGFDRAGYSELRTSDSESELRRRSPEDAAAIDRLKEQLTLTQVQSGVPDRTHAAEDSRELGSIIQTSELPTKDEESHTKVADSVLQSELTQVQSGKLHCEDPDSIQTSDLPTKDEEPHTDTGDDHNPEEDVWHNADDGEPSETKAAADEPDPEISDRATTRQDSFRVHQHLKLLLSQLSTSSSSFRAPDSPSVQEQQHEQAVLRNITRALSLQRNYSGVSDGSVAGAEGEAEECGTVDELKRRVELDRRSMALLWKELEEERSASAVATSQAMAMITRLQEEKAAMRTEAAQYRRVMEEQSAYDRDEADRLAGAVRELEAEVEGYKARLRDHEIVGEIRDHMRLLPCQTQGETGGVSGSGPAGEEFSGGGSEDDENARAWKQLRGLTDRLHRLSNNSSGIVQEPEPTDVEEEEEDGDGGKEEDTTEASVVGKRVRNGDNFTKWQHLQSIETTSKGSTHGHGHRGDDGGGEGDDTAALEEEIGELSRRLQALEADRSFLEHSVNSLRNGRDGEAVVHDIARSLRVLRRTLGEDTMAT from the exons ATGGCGCCAAGAGCAAGAGCTACCGGCACGGCCTGGGGATCTCACCGGCAGCAGCTCTCTGCCCTGCTATCCTCGGCGGTCCTGGAATGGGTGCTGATCCTGCTGATGCTGCTGGAGGGCCTGCTGTCGTACCTGGCCACGGCGTTCGCGCGCCTCTGCAACCTCCCGCCGCCGTGCCCGGCGTGCGCGCGGCTCGACGCCGTCCTCGGCggggcgcgcccgggctcctcctaCCGCGACCTCCTGTGCAGCTCCCACAGGGCGGAGGCGTTCTGCCATGATGGTGGCGGCGTGGGCATCGGGGAGGTTTGCAGTGGAGATGTTTCAGGGGGTCGGCTCGCCGTCGACGACGGGTTCGATCGCGCCGGGTACAGTGAGCTCAGGACCTCCGACTCCGAGTCCGAGCTGAGAAGAAGATCGCCGGAGGACGCTGCCGCCATCGATCGGTTGAAGGAGCAGCTTACTTTGACGCAAGTTCAGAGTGGCGTCCCGGACAGAACACACGCTGCTGAAGATTCAAGGGAGTTGGGCAGCATCATTCAGACAAGTGAACTTCCCACAAAAGATGAAGAATCTCACACGAAGGTTGCAGATAGCGTTCTTCAATCCGAGTTAACGCAAGTTCAGAGTGGCAAATTACACTGTGAAGATCCAGACAGCATTCAGACAAGTGATCTTCCAACAAAAGATGAAGAACCCCATACAGATACAGGAG ATGATCATAACCCAGAAGAAGATGTGTGGCACAACGCTGATGACGGCGAACCGTCTGAAACCAAAGCTGCAGCGGATGAGCCGGACCCTGAAATTTCCGACAGAGCCACCACGCGGCAGGATTCATTCAGGGTTCATCAGCACCTGAAGCTGCTGCTCTCGCAGCTCTCCACTTCTTCGTCTTCTTTCCGGGCGCCCGACAGCCCGAGCGTGcaggagcagcagcacgagcaggcCGTGCTGCGCAACATCACCAGGGCGCTCTCCCTGCAGCGGAACTACTCGGGCGTCTCCGACGGCAGCGTGGCCGGCGCTGAAGGTGAGGCTGAAGAGTGCGGCACGGTTGACGAGCTGAAGCGGCGGGTGGAGCTGGACCGCAGGTCCATGGCGCTCCTGTGGAAGGAGCTGGAGGAGGAGCGGAGCGCGTCGGCGGTGGCGACCAGCCAGGCCATGGCCATGATCACCAGGCTGCAGGAGGAGAAGGCGGCCATGCGGACGGAGGCGGCGCAGTACCGCAGGGTCATGGAGGAGCAGAGCGCGTACGATCGTGACGAGGCTGACCGGCTGGCCGGCGCGGTAAGGGAGCTCGAGGCCGAGGTCGAGGGATACAAGGCCAGGCTCAGGGACCACGAGATCGTCGGCGAGATCCGCGACCATATGAGGCTCCTTCCGTGCCAGACACAAGGCGAGACGGGCGGTGTCTCCGGCTCCGGACCGGCCGGAGAGGAATTCTCCGGCGGCGGCTCCGAGGACGACGAGAACGCGCGCGCCTGGAAGCAGCTGAGGGGGCTGACGGACAGGCTCCACCGGCTCTCCAACAACAGCAGCGGGATCGTCCAAGAACCGGAGCCCACGGacgtcgaagaagaagaagaagacggcgACGGCGGCAAGGAGGAGGACACGACGGAAGCTTCGGTGGTCGGCAAGCGCGTGAGGAACGGCGACAACTTCACGAAATGGCAGCATCTTCAGTCCATCGAGACGACGAGCAAGGGCTCGACTCACGGCCACGGCCACcgcggagacgacggcggcggcgagggcgacgaCACGGCCGCACTGGAGGAGGAGATCGGGGAGCTCAGCCGGCGGCTGCAGGCGCTGGAAGCGGACCGGAGCTTCCTGGAGCACAGCGTGAACTCGCTGAGGAACGGGAGGGACGGCGAGGCGGTGGTCCACGACATCGCTCGCAGCCTGAGAGTGCTCCGGAGGACACTTGGAGAGGACACCATGGCTACCTGA